A region from the Pseudanabaena sp. BC1403 genome encodes:
- a CDS encoding bifunctional riboflavin kinase/FAD synthetase, whose translation MTTIFCFYYVKMLSVRVIFDPTQISRPTAIALGNFDGVHVGHRHVIAPILPISLRDRHPNLTSTVVSFSPHPQEFFSQKSRSLLAPFDEKVALLKSLGVEQLVLLPFDAALAKLTAAEFIQKILIDSLQVELISVGFDFHFGRQRQGNITDLQNIWGDRLTVIPEQKMSFGDIEPPPVRISSSNIRSALAQGEIDLANSLLGRPYNLVGRVVQGKQLGRTIGFPTANLELPMQKCLPRDGVYAVQAIINNPDAATQTQSQILGVMNIGLRPTVDGDRRSVEVHLFDWQGDLYDQELSVNLIRFIRPEKKFDSLDALKAQIQSDCQTARNYLAPNQQKLVTPF comes from the coding sequence ATGACTACTATTTTTTGTTTCTATTATGTCAAAATGTTAAGCGTGAGAGTAATATTTGACCCAACCCAAATTTCTCGTCCCACTGCGATCGCCCTTGGTAACTTTGATGGCGTACATGTGGGACATCGTCATGTGATTGCGCCAATTTTGCCGATATCTTTGCGCGATCGTCATCCTAATTTAACCAGTACCGTCGTTTCCTTTTCGCCACATCCCCAAGAATTTTTTAGCCAAAAATCGCGATCGCTACTTGCTCCATTCGATGAAAAAGTAGCCTTGCTTAAGTCCCTCGGTGTTGAGCAGTTAGTCTTACTACCCTTTGATGCTGCTCTTGCCAAGCTAACTGCCGCCGAATTTATTCAGAAAATTTTAATTGACTCCCTCCAAGTCGAATTAATCAGCGTCGGCTTCGATTTTCACTTTGGGCGGCAACGTCAAGGCAATATCACCGATCTGCAAAATATTTGGGGCGATCGCCTAACGGTCATTCCAGAGCAAAAGATGAGTTTCGGGGATATAGAGCCGCCGCCCGTGCGCATCAGTAGCTCAAATATTCGTTCAGCTTTAGCTCAAGGCGAAATTGATTTAGCCAATTCACTGCTTGGTCGTCCTTATAACCTCGTGGGCAGAGTTGTGCAAGGCAAGCAATTAGGTCGCACAATTGGGTTCCCGACTGCAAATTTAGAGCTGCCTATGCAAAAGTGTTTGCCGCGTGATGGGGTTTATGCTGTCCAAGCAATTATCAATAATCCTGATGCAGCAACACAAACACAATCACAAATATTAGGTGTGATGAATATTGGGTTGCGTCCAACTGTGGATGGCGATCGGCGATCGGTCGAAGTACATTTATTTGACTGGCAAGGCGATCTTTACGATCAAGAACTAAGTGTAAATCTAATCAGATTTATCCGACCTGAAAAGAAATTTGATTCACTTGATGCTCTCAAAGCTCAAATTCAGTCTGATTGTCAGACTGCACGCAACTATCTTGCGCCAAACCAACAGAAACTAGTCACACCCTTTTAA